The Rhodobacter sp. CZR27 genome includes a window with the following:
- a CDS encoding branched-chain amino acid ABC transporter permease, with the protein MDILNALVAFLNFVFVPGLAYGAQLALGALGVTLIYGILRFSNFAHGDTMAFGTMVTILATWALQAAGVSAGPLPTALIALPLGIVVTAALVLATDRAVYRFYRKQKAAPTILVIVSLGVMFVMNGIVRFIIGVEEIGFADGERFLITAGDFRKMTGLDEGLAIKTTQAITVVTAMIVVVALFWFLNRTRTGKSMRAFSDNEDLALLSGINPERVVAVTWILAAALATTAGVLYGLDKSFKAFTYFQLLLPIFAAAIVGGLGSPIGAIAGGFVIAFSEVTVTYAWKKVATYLLPESMAPDGLVQLMSTDYKFAVSFAILIIVLLFMPTGLFKGKSV; encoded by the coding sequence ATGGACATCCTGAACGCCCTCGTGGCCTTCCTCAACTTCGTCTTCGTCCCGGGTCTCGCCTATGGTGCGCAGCTCGCGCTCGGCGCGCTTGGCGTCACGCTGATCTACGGGATTCTCAGGTTCTCGAACTTCGCCCACGGCGACACGATGGCCTTCGGGACCATGGTGACGATCCTCGCCACCTGGGCGCTGCAGGCGGCCGGCGTCAGCGCAGGGCCGCTGCCCACCGCGCTCATCGCCCTGCCGCTCGGCATCGTGGTCACCGCGGCGCTGGTGCTGGCGACGGACCGCGCGGTCTACCGCTTCTACCGCAAGCAGAAGGCCGCGCCGACCATCCTCGTCATCGTCTCGCTCGGCGTGATGTTCGTGATGAACGGCATCGTGCGCTTCATCATCGGGGTCGAGGAGATCGGCTTTGCCGATGGCGAGCGCTTCCTGATCACCGCGGGCGATTTCCGCAAGATGACCGGCCTTGACGAAGGTCTGGCGATCAAGACGACGCAGGCGATCACCGTGGTCACCGCGATGATCGTGGTGGTCGCGCTGTTCTGGTTCCTGAACCGCACCCGCACCGGCAAGTCGATGCGCGCCTTCTCGGACAACGAGGATCTGGCGCTGCTCTCGGGCATCAACCCCGAGCGTGTGGTGGCGGTGACCTGGATCCTTGCCGCGGCGCTGGCGACGACGGCGGGCGTGCTCTACGGCCTCGACAAGAGCTTCAAGGCCTTCACCTACTTTCAGCTGCTGCTGCCGATCTTCGCGGCGGCGATCGTCGGCGGCCTCGGCAGCCCGATCGGTGCCATCGCGGGCGGCTTCGTCATCGCCTTCTCCGAGGTCACGGTGACCTATGCCTGGAAGAAGGTCGCGACCTACCTGCTGCCCGAGTCCATGGCACCTGACGGGCTCGTGCAGCTGATGTCCACCGACTACAAGTTCGCGGTCAGCTTCGCGATCCTGATCATCGTCCTGCTGTTCATGCCCACCGGGCTCTTCAAGGGGAAATCGGTATGA
- a CDS encoding ABC transporter ATP-binding protein yields MAEPFLIGENMTGGYGAADILHGCTLAVERGQIAVIVGPNGAGKSTAMKAVFGMLRLRAGHVRLEGEDITALTPQARVAKGMAFVPQTHNIFTSMTVEENLEMGAFLRRDDIRDTMEQVYGLFPILKQKRRQPAGELSGGQRQQVAVGRALMTQPKVLMLDEPTAGVSPIVMDELFDRIIEVARTGISILMVEQNARQALEIADRGYVLVQGANRFTDTGPALMADPEVRRSFLGG; encoded by the coding sequence GTGGCTGAGCCCTTCCTCATCGGCGAGAACATGACGGGCGGCTACGGCGCCGCCGACATCCTGCACGGCTGCACGCTGGCGGTGGAACGCGGCCAGATCGCGGTTATCGTCGGCCCCAACGGCGCCGGCAAGTCCACCGCCATGAAGGCGGTGTTCGGCATGCTGCGTCTGCGCGCGGGCCATGTGCGGCTGGAGGGCGAGGACATCACCGCCCTCACCCCGCAGGCCCGTGTGGCCAAGGGCATGGCCTTCGTGCCGCAGACCCACAACATCTTCACCTCGATGACGGTCGAGGAGAACCTGGAGATGGGCGCCTTCCTGCGCCGCGACGACATCCGCGACACGATGGAGCAGGTCTACGGCCTGTTCCCGATCCTGAAGCAGAAGCGCCGCCAGCCGGCGGGCGAGCTTTCGGGCGGCCAGCGCCAGCAGGTCGCCGTGGGCCGCGCGCTGATGACCCAGCCCAAGGTGCTGATGCTGGACGAGCCCACCGCGGGCGTTTCGCCCATCGTGATGGACGAGCTGTTCGACCGGATCATCGAGGTCGCGCGCACCGGCATCTCGATCCTCATGGTCGAGCAGAACGCACGGCAGGCGCTGGAAATCGCCGACCGCGGCTATGTCCTCGTGCAGGGCGCCAACCGCTTCACCGACACGGGGCCCGCGCTGATGGCCGACCCCGAGGTGCGCCGTTCCTTCCTTGGGGGCTGA
- a CDS encoding ABC transporter ATP-binding protein: MIAVENLHRHFGGFRAVDGASLKIATGSITGLIGPNGAGKTTLFNVIAGRLKPTSGRVTMDGEDITGLPPHELFHKGLLRTFQIAHEFGSMTVRENLMMVPAHQSGETLWSAWFRRGAVAAEERRLRDKADEVLEFLTISHLADEKAANISGGQKKLLELGRTMMVDAKIVFLDEVGAGVNRTLLNTIGDAIVRLNGERGYTFCVIEHDMDFIARLCNPVICMAEGKVLAEGTVEEVKNDERVIEAYLGTGLKNKVVGHA; this comes from the coding sequence ATGATTGCAGTCGAAAACCTGCACAGGCACTTCGGCGGGTTCCGCGCCGTGGATGGCGCGTCGCTGAAGATCGCCACCGGCTCGATCACCGGGCTGATCGGGCCGAACGGGGCGGGCAAGACCACCTTGTTCAACGTGATCGCCGGCCGGCTGAAGCCGACTTCGGGGCGCGTGACGATGGACGGCGAGGACATCACCGGCCTGCCGCCGCACGAGTTGTTCCACAAGGGGTTGCTGCGCACCTTCCAGATCGCCCATGAATTCGGCTCGATGACGGTGCGCGAGAACCTGATGATGGTCCCGGCGCACCAGTCGGGCGAGACGCTGTGGAGCGCCTGGTTCCGCCGCGGCGCGGTGGCGGCCGAGGAACGCCGGCTGCGCGACAAGGCCGACGAGGTGCTGGAGTTCCTGACGATCTCGCACCTCGCCGACGAGAAGGCCGCGAACATCTCGGGCGGACAGAAGAAACTGCTGGAGCTTGGCCGCACCATGATGGTGGACGCCAAGATCGTGTTCCTCGACGAGGTGGGCGCGGGCGTGAACCGGACGCTGCTGAACACCATCGGCGACGCCATCGTGCGGCTGAACGGGGAACGCGGCTACACCTTCTGCGTGATCGAGCACGACATGGATTTCATCGCCCGCCTGTGCAACCCGGTCATCTGCATGGCCGAGGGCAAGGTTCTGGCGGAAGGGACGGTCGAGGAAGTGAAGAACGACGAGCGCGTGATCGAGGCCTACCTCGGCACCGGACTGAAGAACAAGGTGGTGGGCCATGCGTGA
- a CDS encoding ABC transporter substrate-binding protein, which produces MKKLLLASVATLALGGAAGAEDIKIGIILGFTGPLESITPNMASGAELAINEVNAAGTLLDGSKVTVVRGDSTCVDAAAATAAAERLVTSDKVNAIMGADCSGVTGAVLQNVARPNGVVMISPSATSPALSEAEDDGLFFRTAPSDARQGEVIGEILKERGMSSVAITYTNNDYGKGLADSIQAAVEKSGGKVTISAAHEDGKADYSAEVAALAAAGGDMLVVAGYVDQGGKGVIQGALDTGAFDTFFLPDGMYGEALIAAIGDSLNGSFGTVPGTDSEGATKILDMAKAAGFDGTSSYVGESYDAASLLMLAMQAAGSAAPADYKSKIEEVANAPGEKVYPGDLAKAIELIKAGTDIDYVGATNVELIGPGESAGSFREYTVKDGKFVTDRFR; this is translated from the coding sequence ATGAAAAAGCTGCTACTGGCCAGCGTGGCCACGCTGGCCCTTGGCGGGGCCGCGGGTGCCGAAGACATCAAGATCGGCATCATCCTGGGCTTCACCGGCCCGCTCGAATCGATCACCCCGAACATGGCCTCGGGCGCCGAACTGGCCATCAACGAGGTGAACGCCGCGGGCACGCTGCTCGACGGCTCGAAGGTCACCGTGGTGCGGGGCGACTCGACCTGCGTCGATGCCGCCGCCGCGACCGCCGCGGCCGAGCGTCTGGTCACCTCGGACAAGGTCAATGCGATCATGGGCGCCGACTGCTCGGGCGTGACCGGCGCGGTGCTGCAGAACGTGGCGCGCCCGAACGGCGTCGTGATGATCTCGCCCTCGGCCACCTCGCCCGCCCTGTCGGAAGCCGAGGACGACGGCCTGTTCTTCCGGACCGCGCCCTCCGACGCCCGCCAGGGCGAGGTGATCGGCGAGATCCTGAAGGAGCGCGGCATGTCCTCGGTCGCGATCACCTACACCAACAACGACTACGGCAAGGGTCTGGCCGATTCCATCCAGGCCGCCGTCGAGAAGTCGGGCGGCAAGGTGACGATCTCGGCCGCGCATGAGGACGGCAAGGCCGACTACTCGGCCGAGGTGGCGGCGCTGGCCGCGGCCGGCGGCGACATGCTCGTGGTCGCGGGCTACGTGGACCAGGGCGGCAAGGGCGTGATCCAGGGTGCGCTCGACACCGGCGCGTTCGACACCTTCTTCCTGCCCGACGGGATGTATGGCGAGGCGCTGATCGCGGCGATCGGCGACTCGCTCAACGGCTCGTTCGGCACGGTGCCGGGCACCGACAGCGAGGGTGCGACGAAGATTCTCGACATGGCCAAGGCCGCGGGCTTCGACGGCACCTCGTCCTATGTCGGCGAAAGCTATGACGCGGCATCGCTGCTGATGCTGGCGATGCAGGCGGCGGGCTCGGCAGCCCCGGCCGACTACAAGAGCAAGATCGAGGAAGTGGCGAACGCACCGGGAGAAAAGGTCTATCCCGGTGACCTGGCCAAGGCGATCGAGCTGATCAAGGCCGGCACCGACATCGACTATGTCGGCGCCACCAACGTCGAGCTGATCGGACCCGGCGAAAGCGCCGGCAGCTTCCGCGAATATACCGTCAAGGACGGCAAGTTCGTCACAGACCGCTTCCGCTGA
- a CDS encoding GlxA family transcriptional regulator, with the protein MTISPTRAAQPDKALRPRRFVFLLLDRFTMISFAGAIEPLRIANRVAGRTLYTWALAGESGTEAVCSNGAAFRLDMGLEEIEREDTLLVCGGIDVQKATTRGVVNWLRREARRGVTIGGLCTGAYALAKAGLLDGKKATIHWENQDGFTEEFEEVRLTKSVFVMDGNRLTTAGGTASIDMMLKIIAKDLGDDIANTVADQLIYSSIRTDRDTQRLSIPTRIGVRHPKLSEVIRMMEANIEDPISPADLAEDVGMSTRQLERLFRRYLNRSPKRYYMELRLQKARNLLMQTDMSVINVALACGFASPSHFSKCYRAHYNTTPYRERGTQGAPTAAARVSE; encoded by the coding sequence ATGACCATTTCTCCCACCAGGGCCGCCCAGCCGGACAAGGCCCTGCGGCCCCGCCGCTTCGTCTTCCTGCTGCTCGACCGCTTCACGATGATCTCCTTCGCCGGTGCGATCGAGCCCTTGCGCATCGCGAACCGCGTGGCGGGCCGCACGCTCTACACCTGGGCGCTGGCCGGCGAGAGCGGGACCGAGGCGGTCTGCTCGAACGGGGCGGCCTTCCGGCTCGACATGGGCCTCGAGGAGATCGAGCGCGAGGACACGCTTCTGGTCTGCGGCGGCATCGACGTGCAGAAGGCGACGACGCGGGGCGTGGTGAACTGGCTCCGGCGCGAGGCGCGGCGGGGGGTGACGATCGGCGGGCTCTGCACCGGCGCCTATGCGCTGGCCAAGGCGGGACTGCTGGACGGCAAGAAGGCCACGATCCACTGGGAGAACCAGGACGGCTTCACCGAGGAGTTCGAGGAGGTGCGCCTGACCAAGTCGGTCTTCGTGATGGATGGCAACCGGCTGACCACCGCGGGCGGCACCGCCTCGATCGACATGATGCTGAAGATCATCGCCAAGGACCTCGGCGACGACATCGCGAACACGGTGGCGGACCAGCTGATCTATTCCTCGATCCGGACCGACCGCGACACGCAGCGCCTGTCGATCCCCACCCGGATCGGCGTCCGGCACCCGAAGCTGTCCGAGGTCATCCGCATGATGGAGGCCAACATCGAGGACCCGATCAGCCCGGCCGATCTGGCCGAGGACGTGGGAATGTCCACCCGCCAGCTCGAGCGGCTGTTCCGGCGCTACCTGAACCGCTCGCCCAAGCGCTACTACATGGAGCTTCGGCTGCAGAAGGCGCGCAACCTGCTGATGCAGACCGACATGAGCGTGATCAACGTGGCGCTGGCCTGCGGCTTTGCCAGCCCGTCGCATTTCTCGAAATGCTACCGCGCGCACTACAACACCACCCCCTACCGCGAGCGCGGGACCCAAGGGGCGCCGACCGCGGCCGCGAGAGTGTCGGAGTGA
- a CDS encoding class II 3-deoxy-7-phosphoheptulonate synthase, with product MTRGWTKSDWRAKPRIQMPDYPDAAAVKAVEAQLAKYPPLVFAGEARKLKSALAQAAEGRAFLLQGGDCAESFSEFSADNIRDTFRVLLQMAIVLTYGAKVPVVKVGRMAGQFAKPRSAPTEVINGIELPSYRGDIINGFDPTPESRIADPSRMLQAYTQAAASLNLLRAFSTGGYADIHRVHSWTLGFSEQDKAERYREVSNRISDALDFMSAAGVNGSTSHNLATVDFYTSHEALLLEYEEALCRIDSITGQPVAGSGHMLWIGDRTRQVDGAHVEFCRGVLNPIGLKCGPTTTAEDLKILMAKLNPQNEPGRLTLIARFGAGKVGEHLPRLIKAVREEGASVLWCCDPMHGNTIKAASGYKTRPFDSVLREVREFFAIHKAEGTIPGGVHFEMTGQDVTECTGGLRAVTDEDLSSRYHTACDPRLNASQSLELAFLVAEELTSMREAARRMAL from the coding sequence ATGACCAGGGGCTGGACAAAATCCGACTGGCGCGCAAAGCCGCGCATCCAGATGCCCGACTATCCGGACGCGGCCGCCGTGAAGGCGGTCGAGGCGCAGCTTGCCAAATATCCCCCGCTGGTCTTCGCCGGCGAGGCGCGGAAGCTGAAGTCGGCGCTGGCGCAGGCCGCCGAGGGGCGCGCCTTCCTGCTGCAGGGCGGCGACTGCGCCGAGAGCTTCTCGGAGTTCTCGGCCGACAACATCCGCGACACGTTCCGCGTGCTTTTGCAGATGGCCATTGTGCTGACCTACGGCGCGAAGGTGCCTGTGGTGAAGGTCGGCCGCATGGCCGGGCAGTTCGCCAAGCCGCGCTCGGCGCCGACGGAAGTTATCAACGGGATCGAGTTGCCCTCCTACCGCGGCGACATCATCAACGGCTTCGACCCGACGCCCGAGTCGCGCATCGCCGATCCGAGCCGGATGCTGCAGGCCTATACCCAGGCCGCGGCCTCGCTCAATCTGCTCCGGGCCTTCTCGACGGGCGGCTATGCCGACATCCACCGCGTCCACTCCTGGACGCTGGGCTTTTCCGAGCAGGACAAGGCCGAGCGCTACCGCGAGGTCTCGAACCGGATCTCGGACGCGCTCGACTTCATGTCGGCGGCGGGGGTGAACGGCTCGACCTCGCACAACCTGGCGACCGTGGACTTCTACACCTCGCACGAGGCGCTGCTGCTGGAATACGAAGAGGCGCTGTGCCGGATCGATTCGATCACCGGCCAGCCGGTGGCGGGCTCGGGGCACATGCTCTGGATCGGCGACCGCACGCGGCAGGTGGATGGCGCGCATGTCGAGTTCTGCCGCGGCGTGCTGAACCCGATCGGCCTCAAGTGCGGGCCGACCACCACGGCCGAGGATCTGAAGATCCTGATGGCCAAGCTGAACCCTCAGAACGAACCGGGCCGGCTCACGCTGATCGCGCGCTTCGGCGCCGGCAAGGTGGGCGAGCATCTGCCGCGCCTCATCAAGGCGGTGCGCGAGGAGGGGGCGAGCGTCCTCTGGTGCTGCGACCCGATGCACGGCAACACGATCAAGGCGGCCTCGGGCTACAAGACCCGGCCGTTCGACTCGGTGCTGCGCGAGGTGCGGGAGTTCTTCGCGATCCACAAGGCCGAGGGCACGATTCCCGGCGGCGTGCATTTCGAGATGACCGGGCAGGACGTGACCGAATGCACCGGCGGCCTGCGCGCCGTGACGGACGAGGATCTGTCCAGCCGGTACCACACCGCCTGCGACCCGCGCCTCAATGCCTCGCAGTCGCTGGAACTGGCGTTCCTGGTGGCCGAGGAACTGACCTCGATGCGCGAAGCGGCGCGGCGCATGGCGCTCTGA
- a CDS encoding PAS domain-containing protein — translation MGIGMGHPGGGHPGGGRPGVGPAALAQIRSYWHALRRQGGQTLPRRSDIDPRAIEDALTCAFLAERIAPGMARFRLAGMHLADLMGVDVRGMPVSALFDLDSRPRLSLVLNQVFTVPGIGELWLEAPKGLGRPALTGRMMLLPLRGEDDVPLTFGCLITDGPLGRAPRRLAISRAVVETLDMVPAERPAAHRIRLPEFAEAQTPFVPPPRAEPGRAHLRLVKSDRPHA, via the coding sequence ATGGGCATCGGCATGGGACACCCGGGCGGCGGGCATCCGGGCGGCGGTCGTCCGGGGGTGGGACCGGCGGCGCTGGCGCAGATCCGCAGCTACTGGCACGCGCTGCGGCGGCAGGGCGGGCAGACCCTGCCCCGCCGCTCGGACATCGACCCGCGCGCCATCGAGGACGCGCTGACCTGCGCCTTCCTGGCCGAGCGCATCGCCCCCGGCATGGCGCGGTTCCGGCTGGCGGGGATGCATCTCGCCGACCTCATGGGCGTGGACGTGCGGGGCATGCCGGTCTCGGCGCTGTTCGACCTCGACTCGCGGCCGAGGCTCTCGCTCGTGCTGAACCAGGTCTTCACCGTGCCGGGCATCGGCGAGCTGTGGCTCGAGGCGCCGAAGGGCCTCGGCCGGCCGGCGCTGACCGGGCGCATGATGCTGCTGCCGCTGCGCGGCGAGGACGACGTGCCGCTCACCTTCGGATGCCTTATCACAGACGGCCCGCTGGGCCGTGCGCCGCGCCGGCTGGCGATCAGCCGCGCGGTGGTCGAGACGCTGGACATGGTGCCGGCGGAACGGCCCGCCGCGCACAGGATCCGTCTGCCCGAGTTCGCCGAGGCCCAGACGCCCTTCGTGCCGCCACCGCGGGCCGAACCGGGCCGCGCGCATCTGCGCCTCGTCAAGTCGGACCGGCCGCACGCCTGA
- a CDS encoding YicC/YloC family endoribonuclease: MISSMTGFATRKGQAQGHAWVWEIRSVNGKGLDLRLRVPDWIEGLEPALRSDLGKALQRGSVSLSLKVAAEGGAEGLRINIATLQAVLRGLSEVEAAARGTGLTLAPPTAAEVLAQRGVLEQGAGLEDTAPLRAALLADLPGLLADFHTMRRSEGAALDRLIRVQLDRIEALTAEAATEAEARRTAAPLALRENLARLLAASEGLDETRIAQELALLAVKQDVTEELDRLGAHVAAARALLDETAPVGRRLDFLVQEFMREANTLCSKAQSMALTRVGLDLKTVIDQMREQIQNVE, encoded by the coding sequence ATGATCAGTTCGATGACCGGGTTCGCGACCCGGAAGGGGCAGGCGCAGGGCCATGCCTGGGTGTGGGAGATCCGCTCGGTCAACGGCAAGGGGCTGGACCTGCGGCTTCGCGTGCCCGACTGGATCGAGGGTCTGGAGCCGGCGCTGCGCTCGGATCTGGGCAAGGCGCTGCAGCGCGGCAGCGTGAGCCTGTCGCTGAAGGTGGCGGCCGAGGGCGGTGCGGAAGGACTGAGGATCAACATCGCGACGCTGCAGGCGGTGCTGCGCGGCCTGTCCGAGGTCGAGGCGGCGGCGCGCGGAACGGGCCTCACGCTCGCCCCGCCCACCGCAGCCGAGGTGCTGGCGCAGCGCGGGGTGCTGGAGCAGGGGGCCGGGCTCGAGGATACGGCGCCGCTGCGGGCCGCGCTGCTGGCGGACCTGCCGGGCCTGCTGGCCGACTTCCACACCATGCGCCGATCCGAGGGAGCAGCCCTTGACCGGCTGATCCGCGTGCAGCTGGACCGGATCGAGGCGCTGACCGCCGAGGCCGCCACCGAGGCCGAGGCGCGCCGGACGGCCGCGCCACTCGCGCTTCGTGAAAATCTGGCCCGGCTTCTGGCGGCCTCCGAGGGGCTGGACGAGACGCGGATCGCGCAGGAACTGGCGCTGCTCGCGGTGAAGCAGGATGTGACCGAGGAACTGGACCGCCTCGGCGCCCATGTCGCCGCCGCCCGCGCGCTGCTCGACGAGACGGCGCCGGTCGGGCGGCGGCTCGACTTCCTCGTGCAGGAATTCATGCGCGAGGCCAACACGCTCTGCTCCAAGGCGCAGTCGATGGCGCTGACGCGGGTCGGCCTTGACCTCAAGACCGTCATCGATCAGATGCGCGAGCAGATCCAGAACGTGGAATAG
- the gmk gene encoding guanylate kinase, with protein MARRGLLLILSSPSGAGKSTLSKRLMAWDPTIRFSVSATTRAPRPGEVDGRDYYFRSRNEFLEAVKAGEMLEHAEVFGNFYGSPKAPVEQAMREGRDTLFDIDWQGGQQIRNSSLGRDVVSVFVLPPSIAELDRRLRERAQDSEEVIAGRMAKSRDEISHWAEYDYVLVNRELELAEEQLKMILSAERLRRDRQPDLPDFVRGLNGEFEQR; from the coding sequence ATGGCGCGGCGCGGACTTCTCCTCATCCTCTCCTCGCCCTCGGGGGCCGGGAAGTCGACGCTCTCGAAGCGGCTGATGGCCTGGGATCCGACGATCCGCTTCTCGGTCTCGGCCACCACCCGCGCGCCGCGCCCGGGAGAGGTCGACGGGCGCGACTACTACTTCCGCAGCCGGAACGAGTTTCTGGAAGCCGTGAAGGCGGGCGAGATGCTGGAACATGCCGAGGTCTTCGGCAACTTCTACGGCTCGCCCAAGGCGCCGGTCGAACAGGCGATGCGCGAGGGGCGCGACACGCTCTTCGACATCGACTGGCAGGGCGGACAGCAGATCCGCAACTCCTCGCTCGGGCGCGACGTGGTGTCGGTCTTCGTGCTGCCGCCCTCGATCGCCGAGCTTGACCGCCGCCTGCGCGAACGGGCGCAGGACAGCGAGGAGGTGATCGCCGGCCGAATGGCGAAAAGCCGCGACGAGATCAGCCACTGGGCCGAATACGACTATGTGCTGGTGAACCGCGAACTGGAGCTTGCCGAGGAACAGCTGAAGATGATCCTCTCGGCGGAACGCCTGCGCCGCGATCGCCAGCCCGACCTGCCGGATTTCGTGCGCGGCCTCAACGGGGAGTTCGAGCAGAGATGA
- a CDS encoding gamma carbonic anhydrase family protein — MIYALDGIAPNIDAHAWVAPDANVIGKVVLEAGSSVWFNATLRGDNEEIVIGAGTNVQENAVLHTDWGYPLTVGPNCTIGHKAMLHGCTIGEASLIGMGATILNGAKIGRFCLIGACALITEGKEIPDFSLVKGAPGKVVRELTEEERERLLASAAGYQANARRFRAGLAAI; from the coding sequence ATGATCTATGCACTGGACGGCATAGCGCCGAATATCGATGCCCATGCCTGGGTCGCGCCCGATGCGAACGTGATCGGCAAGGTGGTGTTGGAGGCCGGCAGCTCGGTCTGGTTCAACGCCACGCTGCGCGGCGACAACGAAGAGATCGTGATCGGCGCCGGCACCAACGTGCAGGAGAATGCGGTCCTGCACACCGACTGGGGCTATCCGCTGACCGTGGGGCCGAACTGCACCATCGGCCACAAGGCCATGCTGCACGGCTGCACCATCGGCGAGGCCTCGCTGATCGGCATGGGCGCCACCATCCTCAACGGCGCGAAGATCGGCCGCTTCTGCCTGATCGGCGCCTGCGCCCTGATCACCGAGGGCAAGGAGATCCCGGACTTCTCGCTGGTCAAGGGCGCCCCCGGCAAGGTGGTGCGCGAACTGACCGAGGAGGAGCGCGAGCGCCTGCTGGCCTCGGCCGCGGGGTATCAGGCCAATGCACGGCGCTTCCGGGCGGGGCTGGCTGCCATCTGA
- a CDS encoding cell wall metabolism sensor histidine kinase WalK: MDAQAIGSLMEGIPLPIVLIGADERIRAANPPALRLFGQGIVARHFVMAMRQPALLDAVEGALRLSRPGRARHIITGPSREVTYRVTVTPVDWDGNRFALCAFEDITEQEQMGAIRRDFVANVSHELRTPLTALLGFIETLQGAARDDPAARERFLTIMAREAGRMNRLVQDLLSLSRVEAEERVRPTSSIDVGAVIGQAIAALKPMAEAAGVEILRTGETGTLVLPGDPDQLTQVFHNLIENAVKYGGAGKAVTVHVALDSEGLARLGPAVRIEVIDRGEGIDAIHLPRLTERFYRVDTHRSREKGGTGLGLAIVKHIVNRHRGRFRIESERGKGSRFIVTLPAG, encoded by the coding sequence ATGGACGCTCAGGCCATCGGATCGCTGATGGAGGGGATTCCCCTGCCGATCGTGCTGATCGGCGCGGACGAGCGCATCCGCGCGGCCAATCCCCCAGCGCTGCGGCTGTTCGGCCAGGGCATCGTCGCGCGCCATTTCGTCATGGCGATGCGACAGCCGGCGCTGCTCGATGCGGTCGAGGGGGCGCTGCGGCTGAGCCGTCCCGGCCGGGCGCGCCACATCATCACCGGCCCCTCGCGCGAGGTCACCTATCGCGTCACCGTCACCCCGGTGGACTGGGACGGAAACCGCTTCGCGCTCTGCGCCTTCGAGGACATCACCGAGCAGGAGCAGATGGGCGCGATCCGCCGCGACTTTGTGGCCAACGTCAGCCACGAGTTGCGCACGCCGCTGACCGCGCTGCTCGGGTTCATCGAGACGCTGCAGGGGGCGGCCAGGGACGATCCCGCCGCGAGGGAGCGCTTCCTGACCATCATGGCGCGCGAGGCGGGCCGGATGAACCGCCTCGTGCAGGACCTGCTGTCGCTGAGCCGGGTCGAGGCAGAGGAACGCGTGCGCCCGACATCCTCGATCGACGTGGGTGCAGTGATCGGTCAGGCCATCGCCGCGCTGAAGCCGATGGCCGAGGCGGCGGGCGTCGAGATCCTCCGCACGGGCGAGACCGGCACGCTGGTCCTGCCGGGCGATCCCGACCAGCTGACGCAGGTATTCCACAACCTGATCGAGAATGCGGTGAAATACGGCGGGGCGGGCAAGGCCGTCACCGTGCATGTGGCGCTCGATTCCGAGGGGCTGGCGCGGCTGGGTCCGGCGGTCCGGATCGAGGTGATCGACCGCGGCGAGGGGATCGACGCCATTCACCTGCCGCGGCTGACCGAGCGCTTCTACCGGGTGGACACCCACCGCTCGCGCGAGAAGGGCGGCACCGGGCTGGGGCTTGCCATCGTGAAGCACATCGTGAACCGCCACCGCGGCCGGTTCCGCATCGAAAGCGAGCGCGGCAAGGGCAGTCGGTTCATCGTGACCCTGCCGGCGGGCTGA